The Catenulispora sp. EB89 DNA segment GTGGTGAAGGTCTCTAACGCCGGGACCAAGCGGGTCAACCTCGCTGCCCTGATCGCCTTCCGTCCGGCGGCGCGGCCGCATGTCCGGCTGATCCACCGCAGCCTGGTCTACCACGGCTGGAAGAACGAGAAGAAGGGCTTCGACGAGCACGACTTCATCCGCCTGCTCGACGGCGCCCACCAACAGCTCCGGGCCCCGATCGTGCTGGTGTGGGACAACCTGAACCGGCACAAGTCGGCGACCATACGTGCGCTGATCAGCACCCGAGCCTGGCTGACCGTGTTCTACCTACCGACCACCGCCCCCGAACTCAACCCGGTCGAGGGCGTGTGGGCGGTGATGAAATCCGGGCTGGTCAACCTCATCAAACGCGAGATCGACCAGCTCCACCAGATCGTCAAACAACGGCTACGACGCATGCAGTACCGACCCGGACTCCTGGCCGGACTCCTCGCCAAGACTGGACTTGATCCACTACCCCCGTAACACCCGCAGCGAGAACTCTCTAGC contains these protein-coding regions:
- a CDS encoding transposase — protein: MAEHKSTAVALGAYICFEDEAGQGLKPPRGRTWGRRGVTPVVKVSNAGTKRVNLAALIAFRPAARPHVRLIHRSLVYHGWKNEKKGFDEHDFIRLLDGAHQQLRAPIVLVWDNLNRHKSATIRALISTRAWLTVFYLPTTAPELNPVEGVWAVMKSGLVNLIKREIDQLHQIVKQRLRRMQYRPGLLAGLLAKTGLDPLPP